From the Gramella sp. Hel_I_59 genome, one window contains:
- the gntA gene encoding guanitoxin biosynthesis heme-dependent pre-guanitoxin N-hydroxylase GntA: protein MMMKTKEKFEHWILDEDHPCIMAQTVFSQEHVKTKKYGQLGEPSQTEALLKDLKNYIAEYDFETNDFKSFIAVFPDSNIATEDEFEQLLWKQLEEIEKIDTKDWDPSVSRDPEDDNFSFSIAGRSFYIVGMHPNSSRQARRSPYPSIAFNLHVQFEKLRDMGAYEKVRDKIRARDKELQGNMNPMLEDFGSSSEAKQYSGKATENDWVCPFHQ from the coding sequence ATGATGATGAAAACGAAAGAGAAATTTGAACATTGGATCCTTGACGAAGACCATCCTTGTATCATGGCGCAAACAGTATTTAGCCAGGAACATGTAAAAACTAAAAAATACGGGCAGTTGGGTGAACCTTCACAAACCGAAGCTTTGCTCAAAGACCTTAAGAATTATATCGCTGAGTATGATTTTGAAACAAATGACTTTAAATCTTTTATCGCTGTTTTTCCTGATTCCAATATCGCTACGGAAGATGAATTTGAGCAATTGTTATGGAAGCAATTAGAAGAAATTGAGAAAATCGATACGAAAGATTGGGATCCTTCCGTAAGCAGAGATCCAGAGGATGATAATTTCAGTTTCAGTATTGCCGGAAGATCTTTCTATATTGTAGGTATGCATCCCAATAGTTCGAGACAGGCTCGTAGAAGTCCGTATCCTTCGATTGCCTTTAACCTGCATGTTCAATTTGAGAAATTGAGGGACATGGGAGCTTATGAAAAGGTGCGTGATAAAATTAGAGCCAGAGATAAAGAATTACAGGGAAATATGAATCCAATGTTAGAAGACTTTGGATCATCAAGTGAAGCAAAACAATATAGTGGTAAAGCTACCGAAAATGATTGGGTTTGTCCATTTCACCAGTAA
- a CDS encoding L-dopachrome tautomerase-related protein has translation MKKLLLLLLIVLSQKVTSQEPIVSQSEVEKVTAFKGQQVTGISLSQAGRIFANFPRWRKNVEHSVVEMGNNKKAAPYPNAKWNSWKVGEKDQDSIFVAVQSVIASENELFVLDTRNPLFQGVVNNPRIFVFDLESDKLKHIYELGKDSFYRDSYINDLRVDRTNDHIYLTDSNHAGLVVIDMATGASKRVLSDHYSTLAETDELTINGEQYKNTIHSDGIALDEAEGLLYYHALTGYTLYSVPTKTLREGSKEDIQKSVKEVAKTTAPDGMILNSDGMLYLADLENNAIMRYNTKLGEQEVLAQGEKIRWADTFSLYDGYLYYTNSRINEVRGDISDMKFSIYRIKL, from the coding sequence ATGAAAAAATTATTACTCTTACTCCTGATCGTTCTTTCCCAGAAAGTAACAAGCCAGGAGCCGATAGTTTCTCAATCTGAAGTAGAAAAAGTGACGGCTTTTAAGGGGCAGCAGGTTACAGGAATCAGCCTTAGCCAGGCAGGAAGGATCTTCGCGAATTTTCCAAGATGGCGAAAGAACGTCGAGCATTCAGTTGTGGAGATGGGTAATAACAAGAAGGCTGCACCTTATCCCAATGCTAAATGGAATTCCTGGAAAGTTGGAGAAAAGGATCAGGACTCCATATTTGTTGCGGTGCAATCTGTTATTGCTTCTGAAAATGAATTGTTTGTTCTGGACACCAGAAATCCGCTTTTTCAAGGGGTGGTGAATAATCCACGGATATTCGTTTTTGACCTGGAATCAGATAAACTGAAGCATATTTACGAATTAGGAAAAGATAGTTTCTACAGAGATTCATATATCAATGATTTGCGTGTTGACAGAACGAACGATCATATTTATCTTACAGATTCAAATCACGCTGGATTAGTAGTTATAGATATGGCAACTGGCGCAAGTAAACGAGTATTAAGCGACCACTACTCTACCCTTGCCGAAACTGATGAGTTAACGATCAATGGGGAACAGTATAAAAACACGATCCATTCAGATGGAATTGCACTGGATGAAGCTGAAGGTCTACTTTACTACCATGCCTTAACGGGGTATACGCTTTATTCTGTTCCAACAAAAACTCTTCGCGAAGGATCTAAAGAAGATATTCAGAAATCTGTAAAGGAAGTTGCTAAAACCACTGCACCAGATGGAATGATTCTAAATTCCGATGGAATGCTTTACTTGGCAGATCTCGAAAATAATGCGATCATGAGATATAATACGAAATTAGGAGAGCAGGAAGTCCTTGCACAGGGTGAAAAAATACGCTGGGCAGATACTTTTAGTCTTTATGATGGATATTTATATTATACGAATTCCAGGATCAATGAAGTGAGAGGAGATATTTCAGATATGAAATTCAGCATTTACAGGATTAAGCTATAG
- a CDS encoding SDR family oxidoreductase — protein MSKGKNVLVAGATGTTGKIIVDLLKNSSEYEPIAMVRKEEQQKEFESQNVKTILGDLEKDLSQTTQNAHKVIFAAGSGGKNVIGVDQEGAKKLTDAAKTSGASKFVMLSSMGADDPSVSEDLQEYLQAKQNADEHLRSSGINYTIVRPGSLNNKDASGKIRLEEKFSEMGEISRADVARTLVAVLEDDVRSNQTFEILSGDTEINNAVKA, from the coding sequence ATGAGTAAAGGAAAAAATGTATTAGTTGCCGGAGCAACCGGAACTACAGGAAAAATTATTGTTGATTTACTTAAAAACTCTTCAGAATATGAGCCAATTGCCATGGTAAGAAAAGAAGAGCAGCAAAAGGAGTTCGAATCTCAGAATGTAAAGACTATTCTGGGTGATCTGGAGAAAGACCTGAGCCAAACTACTCAAAATGCACACAAAGTGATCTTTGCGGCTGGTTCTGGCGGTAAGAACGTTATTGGTGTAGACCAGGAAGGAGCTAAAAAACTTACTGATGCTGCTAAAACTTCAGGAGCCTCAAAATTTGTGATGTTAAGTTCTATGGGAGCAGATGATCCTTCAGTAAGCGAAGATCTGCAAGAATACCTTCAGGCAAAACAAAATGCAGATGAGCATTTAAGATCCAGTGGTATTAATTACACTATTGTAAGACCAGGTTCATTGAATAACAAGGATGCTTCTGGAAAGATCAGACTAGAAGAAAAGTTTTCAGAAATGGGTGAGATTTCTAGAGCAGATGTTGCCCGTACGTTGGTAGCTGTTCTGGAAGATGATGTAAGAAGTAATCAAACTTTTGAAATTCTTTCCGGCGACACTGAAATCAACAATGCTGTAAAGGCATAA
- a CDS encoding NADP-dependent oxidoreductase, which yields MKALQIKKYGEIKDGLEFAETSKPEIADNDVLVAVKAAALNPIDYKLVQGHLKDMLKLDLPTGIGYDMSGEIVEIGSKVKDFEVGDEVYGRVPQEYMGTVAEFVAVDANVIAHKPDNVTFEKASSLPLAGLTAMQALQKADIKKDDRILIHAGSGGVGSFAIQYAKSIGAIVYTTTSDTNVEWVKALGADRVIDYKNEDYKEVANNLDIVFDTLGDQYTFDAFEIIKDGGKVTSIVGPPDEKTAEQMGMTDYQMPEKLSKLIKDKSAQYTLTWMQPNAPQLKEIKTMVEDRTIRPVIDLVYSFDKAVEAFEYLATGRAQGKVIVSLAETFENK from the coding sequence ATGAAAGCACTACAAATAAAGAAATACGGAGAAATTAAAGACGGTCTTGAATTTGCTGAAACCAGCAAACCCGAAATAGCCGATAATGATGTATTAGTTGCTGTAAAAGCTGCTGCTCTTAATCCAATAGATTACAAATTGGTTCAGGGTCATCTAAAAGATATGCTAAAACTTGATCTTCCTACCGGGATTGGCTATGATATGAGCGGAGAAATCGTAGAAATTGGGAGTAAAGTTAAAGACTTTGAAGTTGGAGATGAAGTTTATGGTCGTGTCCCACAAGAGTACATGGGTACTGTAGCTGAATTTGTAGCCGTAGATGCTAACGTGATCGCACATAAGCCTGATAATGTGACTTTCGAAAAAGCTTCCTCTTTGCCGCTTGCCGGACTTACTGCAATGCAGGCGCTACAAAAGGCAGATATCAAGAAAGACGATCGTATCCTCATCCATGCAGGTTCTGGTGGTGTGGGTAGCTTTGCGATTCAGTATGCCAAATCTATAGGTGCTATAGTCTATACGACCACGAGTGATACCAATGTGGAATGGGTAAAAGCGCTTGGTGCAGATAGAGTAATCGACTATAAGAACGAAGATTATAAGGAAGTTGCGAACAACCTTGATATCGTCTTCGACACTCTGGGTGATCAATATACATTTGATGCTTTCGAAATCATTAAAGATGGCGGAAAAGTTACAAGTATCGTTGGACCGCCAGATGAAAAAACTGCAGAGCAAATGGGAATGACCGACTATCAAATGCCGGAAAAACTCAGCAAACTTATTAAAGATAAGTCTGCTCAATATACCTTAACCTGGATGCAGCCCAATGCACCTCAGCTTAAAGAAATCAAAACGATGGTGGAAGACCGAACAATTAGACCGGTTATTGACCTGGTTTATTCTTTCGATAAAGCAGTGGAAGCTTTCGAATACCTTGCCACGGGTAGAGCCCAGGGTAAGGTTATCGTAAGTCTTGCTGAAACCTTCGAAAACAAGTAA
- a CDS encoding MarR family transcriptional regulator — MMEKNENLKLENQICFPLYSVSRLITRAYKPYLDTMGLTYPQYLVLLVLWEKDEQTVNQIGKKLLLNTNTLSPLIQRMQKNGLLLRTRSSEDERTVRVNLTRKGLDYKEQARNIPKDLLGKLLNEDVQVTDVMLLKKTLDSWIEILNNEKEININSEK; from the coding sequence ATGATGGAAAAAAATGAGAATCTAAAATTAGAAAATCAAATTTGTTTTCCCTTGTATTCTGTGTCCAGATTGATCACAAGGGCATACAAACCTTACCTGGACACCATGGGTCTAACCTACCCTCAGTATCTGGTATTGCTTGTACTCTGGGAGAAAGATGAGCAAACCGTTAATCAGATTGGGAAAAAGCTATTACTCAACACTAATACTTTGTCACCTCTCATTCAGCGTATGCAGAAGAATGGTTTACTGTTACGTACCCGTTCTTCCGAAGATGAAAGGACAGTAAGAGTCAATTTAACCAGAAAGGGACTTGACTATAAAGAACAAGCCAGGAATATTCCTAAAGATCTGCTTGGGAAACTACTCAATGAGGACGTGCAGGTTACAGATGTTATGCTATTGAAGAAAACACTCGATTCCTGGATTGAGATATTGAATAACGAAAAGGAAATAAATATAAATTCAGAAAAATAA
- a CDS encoding DoxX family membrane protein codes for MKNYIQTTTLQNIFRILLSVFMIYAGFSHLSFNRVDFQAQVPDWVPMSKDLVVILSGILEMILGLALLFWKNQRVKVGWFLAIFFVLIFPGNIAQYVDGKDAFGVLDSDRARLIRLFFQPVLIAWVLWSTGAWTAWRNSKK; via the coding sequence ATGAAGAATTATATTCAAACTACTACCCTGCAGAATATCTTCCGAATACTACTTTCGGTTTTCATGATCTACGCAGGATTCAGTCATTTAAGTTTTAACCGCGTGGATTTCCAGGCGCAAGTTCCAGACTGGGTGCCAATGAGTAAAGATCTTGTGGTTATACTTTCCGGGATCTTAGAAATGATCCTGGGTCTTGCCTTACTCTTCTGGAAGAATCAGCGTGTTAAGGTTGGCTGGTTCCTGGCAATTTTCTTTGTATTGATCTTTCCCGGAAATATCGCGCAGTATGTAGATGGTAAAGATGCTTTCGGAGTTCTGGATTCAGATAGAGCAAGACTTATAAGATTGTTTTTTCAGCCTGTACTTATAGCCTGGGTTTTATGGTCTACCGGCGCATGGACAGCCTGGAGAAATTCTAAGAAATGA
- a CDS encoding YetF domain-containing protein has protein sequence MEKWFDLTLDSALAIIISCLGIYISIIIYTRIFGKRSFSKMSSFDFAMTVAVGSMLATTVLSDSVTLPEGMIGLFFIYLFQLVAAYLRRWDFFREVIDNSPLLLMDGKEILHDNLTKARVTVTDLRSKLREANIVELEDVKAVVFETTGNIVVIHSHDNRPVNDWLLKDVLRK, from the coding sequence ATGGAAAAATGGTTTGACTTAACGTTGGATTCTGCTTTAGCAATTATAATTTCCTGTCTGGGAATTTATATATCGATCATTATATATACCAGAATCTTCGGAAAAAGGAGCTTTTCGAAAATGTCAAGTTTTGATTTTGCGATGACCGTTGCTGTAGGGTCGATGCTGGCCACTACGGTACTGTCTGATTCTGTAACGCTTCCGGAAGGAATGATCGGACTCTTCTTTATATACCTGTTTCAATTAGTGGCAGCATACCTGAGAAGATGGGACTTTTTCAGAGAAGTAATAGACAATTCTCCGCTACTCTTAATGGATGGAAAAGAAATATTACATGACAATCTTACCAAAGCCAGAGTTACGGTAACCGACCTTCGTTCTAAATTAAGAGAAGCAAATATCGTAGAACTGGAAGATGTAAAAGCAGTAGTTTTTGAAACAACTGGAAATATTGTAGTGATTCACTCGCATGATAACAGACCGGTAAACGACTGGCTTCTTAAAGATGTTCTGAGGAAATAA
- a CDS encoding catalase, translating to MSEKEKDKKSQDLTRDTKNAEGKTMTTNQGVKVNDTNNSLKAGERGATLLEDFILREKITHFDHERIPERIVHARGSGAHGYFELYESMEKYTKAPIFTDTSRKTPVFVRFSTVAGSKGSADLARDVRGFAVKFYTEEGIFDLVGNNMPVFFIQDSMKFPDLIHAVKPEPDREIPQAASAHDTFYDFVSHTTETLHNHIWVMSDRAIPRSLRMMEGFGIHTFRLVNAEGKSHFVKFHWKPLLGTHSVTWDEAVKIHGADSDFHRRDLWDAIDAGHFPEWELGLQIIPEEDEHKFEFDILDPTKLIPEEMVPVQRIGKMTLNRNPDNFFAETEQVAFHPGHIVPGIDFSNDPLLQGRLFSYTDTQLSRLGSPNFHELPINRPVNETHNNQRDAHMRMTINKGKTAYFPNSIGGGCPHLAKLAEGGFTPYEERIDGRKTRARSESFNDHYSQPALFYRSLTDWEKDHVADAYTFEIGKCTYDHIKERMLYIINQIDEDLAAKVAEGLGMEIPSKVDGPVNQAIGADADVEKHQPPKKKNYLDKSEALSLTHLKSDSIATRQIGFLVGNGFDGESMGKMKKALEDKGAMVQLLAPHGGTVKCDQGKSHKVDAALLTTESVLFDAIYIPGGTKSLEALNKSPKTAKFINETLKHCKAIALDKEVMEKIENTYLDKFKEDVAVLIDKTPAKFIEQIAAHRNWSRQKEAMSIPV from the coding sequence ATGAGCGAGAAAGAGAAGGATAAGAAGTCCCAGGATCTCACCAGGGATACCAAGAATGCTGAAGGTAAGACAATGACCACCAACCAGGGTGTCAAGGTAAATGACACCAATAATTCCCTAAAGGCGGGGGAAAGAGGAGCTACACTTCTGGAAGATTTTATTTTAAGAGAGAAAATCACCCATTTTGATCATGAAAGAATTCCGGAAAGGATCGTTCATGCAAGAGGAAGTGGTGCTCATGGATATTTTGAACTATATGAAAGTATGGAAAAATATACCAAAGCTCCTATTTTTACTGACACCAGCAGAAAAACACCCGTTTTCGTAAGATTCTCAACAGTGGCAGGTTCTAAAGGTTCTGCCGACCTGGCGAGAGATGTTCGCGGATTCGCCGTGAAATTTTATACTGAAGAAGGGATCTTTGATCTTGTAGGAAATAACATGCCGGTATTCTTTATTCAGGATTCCATGAAGTTTCCTGATCTAATTCATGCTGTAAAGCCTGAGCCAGATCGCGAAATACCACAGGCGGCATCTGCTCACGATACGTTCTATGATTTCGTTTCCCATACTACAGAAACCTTGCATAACCATATCTGGGTCATGAGTGATCGTGCGATTCCAAGAAGTTTACGAATGATGGAAGGTTTTGGAATTCATACTTTCAGACTAGTTAATGCTGAAGGTAAATCTCACTTCGTTAAATTCCATTGGAAGCCATTATTAGGTACACATTCAGTTACCTGGGATGAAGCAGTGAAAATTCACGGAGCAGATTCCGACTTCCATAGAAGAGATCTTTGGGATGCGATTGATGCGGGACACTTTCCAGAATGGGAACTTGGACTACAGATTATTCCTGAAGAAGATGAACATAAGTTTGAGTTTGACATTCTGGATCCAACAAAACTGATCCCTGAAGAAATGGTGCCGGTACAACGTATTGGTAAAATGACCTTAAATCGTAACCCAGACAATTTCTTTGCAGAAACTGAGCAGGTTGCATTTCACCCAGGGCATATCGTACCCGGAATAGATTTTTCTAACGACCCATTATTACAAGGTAGATTATTCTCATATACAGATACACAGTTGTCAAGGCTTGGAAGTCCTAACTTCCACGAATTACCAATTAACCGTCCTGTGAACGAAACGCACAACAATCAGCGTGACGCTCATATGAGAATGACGATCAACAAAGGTAAGACGGCATATTTCCCTAATTCCATAGGTGGAGGTTGTCCTCATCTTGCAAAATTGGCTGAAGGCGGATTTACTCCTTATGAAGAAAGAATTGACGGTAGAAAGACGCGAGCTAGAAGCGAGAGCTTTAATGACCATTATTCTCAACCAGCGCTCTTCTACAGAAGTTTAACCGACTGGGAAAAGGATCATGTTGCGGATGCTTATACTTTCGAAATAGGAAAATGTACCTATGATCATATAAAGGAACGTATGCTTTATATCATCAACCAGATCGATGAGGATCTTGCGGCTAAAGTTGCTGAAGGATTAGGTATGGAAATTCCGAGTAAGGTTGATGGTCCGGTAAACCAGGCTATTGGAGCAGATGCCGATGTAGAAAAGCATCAACCGCCTAAGAAAAAGAATTATCTGGATAAATCTGAAGCACTTAGCCTTACTCATCTAAAATCAGATAGTATTGCTACACGCCAGATCGGTTTTCTTGTTGGAAATGGATTTGATGGTGAATCTATGGGGAAAATGAAAAAAGCTCTAGAAGATAAAGGAGCGATGGTTCAATTGCTGGCCCCTCATGGTGGTACTGTAAAGTGTGATCAGGGCAAAAGTCATAAAGTGGACGCAGCTCTATTAACTACGGAAAGTGTTCTATTCGATGCTATTTATATTCCAGGAGGCACTAAAAGTCTGGAAGCTTTAAACAAATCTCCTAAAACGGCAAAATTCATCAATGAAACTCTGAAACATTGCAAAGCGATTGCATTGGATAAGGAAGTGATGGAAAAGATCGAAAATACTTATCTGGATAAGTTCAAGGAAGATGTCGCAGTTTTGATCGATAAAACTCCAGCAAAGTTCATTGAACAGATCGCAGCTCACAGAAACTGGTCTAGACAAAAAGAAGCAATGTCTATACCTGTTTAA
- a CDS encoding GAF domain-containing sensor histidine kinase — MRKAEIPDNEDLRLRSVRQLGLLDSLPQESYDNITTLASEICGTPVALLTILDKDIQWFKSKKGLGADQTGRDVSFCGHAILQPNEVFEVDNALEDTRFEDNPLVLDEETHFRSYAGVPILNKQGLPLGTLCVINKTPKKLSIHQKRSLIALGKQVEILYEYHLQNTELKKAQNNQLENNKILREFAGNVSHDLKMPLANMIITSDIIKAKYASVLDDKGKEYLDYIKNSGLKLSEYITGLLEYYSEDGSKASEVKEFFLNDLLEDTIDLLHIDSNCDIRLPEENLNILGNRAGLGQIMMNLISNSLKYNDAEEIVIDIDCIENEEFYHFSVTDNGIGIPEENLDQIFELFTVINVNGTPDERGHGIGLSTVQKLVDTMNGEISVKSKLNKGTTFNFSISKPEFNQIQAN; from the coding sequence ATGAGAAAAGCCGAAATACCGGACAATGAAGACCTGAGATTGCGAAGTGTGAGACAACTTGGCCTGCTAGATTCACTTCCGCAGGAATCATACGATAATATTACCACGCTGGCCAGTGAGATTTGTGGTACACCTGTAGCGTTACTTACCATTCTAGATAAAGACATTCAATGGTTTAAGTCTAAGAAAGGTCTGGGAGCAGATCAAACCGGTCGCGATGTATCATTCTGTGGACATGCAATTCTGCAACCTAACGAGGTTTTCGAAGTAGACAATGCGCTGGAAGATACTCGATTTGAAGACAATCCCCTGGTTCTCGATGAGGAAACCCATTTTAGATCCTACGCCGGAGTTCCAATTTTAAACAAGCAAGGTCTACCGCTTGGAACGCTTTGTGTGATCAACAAAACACCTAAGAAACTAAGTATACATCAAAAAAGATCTTTGATCGCTCTGGGCAAACAGGTAGAGATCCTATATGAATATCACCTTCAAAACACCGAACTAAAAAAGGCACAAAATAATCAGCTTGAAAATAATAAGATCCTTCGCGAATTTGCTGGTAACGTAAGTCATGATCTAAAAATGCCCCTGGCGAACATGATCATTACCTCAGATATCATAAAGGCGAAATACGCCAGCGTACTCGATGATAAGGGAAAAGAATATCTCGATTATATTAAAAATTCCGGATTAAAATTAAGTGAATACATCACTGGTTTACTGGAATATTATTCTGAAGATGGTTCAAAGGCTTCGGAAGTAAAAGAATTCTTTCTGAATGATCTACTTGAAGATACCATTGATCTATTGCACATAGATTCCAATTGTGATATTCGCCTTCCGGAAGAAAATCTCAATATTCTGGGAAATCGTGCAGGATTAGGACAAATAATGATGAACCTGATTAGCAACAGTTTAAAATATAATGATGCTGAAGAGATCGTGATCGATATAGACTGTATTGAGAATGAAGAGTTCTATCATTTTTCTGTTACCGATAATGGGATTGGTATACCTGAAGAAAACCTGGATCAAATCTTTGAGCTATTTACTGTCATTAACGTAAATGGTACACCAGATGAGCGAGGTCATGGAATTGGACTAAGCACAGTGCAAAAACTGGTGGATACCATGAATGGAGAAATTTCGGTAAAAAGCAAACTTAATAAAGGTACTACCTTTAACTTTTCCATTTCAAAACCTGAATTTAACCAAATTCAAGCAAATTAA